The following nucleotide sequence is from Thermostaphylospora chromogena.
CGTCCGTGAGATCTGGGGCGACCAGCCGCCCACGCAGACGCTCACCGGCGTGGCCGCGCTCGCCCTGCCGGGCATGCTGTTCGAAGTGGACGCCATCGCGGTCACCGGCTGAACGACGACCGGTGAACGCCGGGCCGCCGTCACCCGGCGGCGGCCCGGCGTCGCGGCCGCGGAGGCGATGGCGCCGCCGGCGGGCGCGCGCCGGCCACCCTCCTCGCGGAGGTCGCGCCGGATGACACGTATGCCGTGCCGGTGCGGCACGGTCAGCCGGAGTAGTACTCGGCGAAGGCGGCTTTGGGCTCCCAGGGCATGTCGGGGTAGGTGTCTCCGCGGCGGCCTTCGAGGACCTTGACGATGCCGGGGCTGGCCATGTCCAGGTCGTCGCGGGGATCGCCGCCGGGGCGGTGCGGCAGGTTGTGGAGGGCGAAGAGGTACACGAAGGCGCCGTCGACGCCCTCGTCGTCGAGGATCTCCAGCACCTCGCGCAGGTAGGTGGCCTGGACGGCCTCGTCGCGGATGTAGTCTCCGTCCAGCCGGACCGGGACGCCGGTGTCCCGGTCGTATTCGACGATCTCCATGCTGCGCGGGGCGACGTCGGCCGCACCGCGGTAGGTGGCCGTGCCGAAGCCGGTGATCGCGACCGGCCGTCCCGCCGCGACGAGGGCGCGTACGCCTTCCCGGTACCGGTCGGCGATCTCGGCGGAGCGGATGAGCTCCACGGACACGATGTCGAAGAGCGTCCAGTCGACCCGCTCGAACGGGATGGCGGCGTAGGTGACCCTGCCGCCGAAACGCTTGCGGACCTCCGCCACGGCGTCGCGGAGGAAGTCGTTGAACCGGAGGCTCACCTCGGCGAGCCGCTCGTGCCGCCCCTCGGGCCGGCTCAGCAGCAGATCGAGCCGCTCCTGGAGCGTGTCACCGGGCAGGAATCCCCGGTTCATGATGGTCAGCTCCACGCCGGTGACGAACACGACCTCGGCTCCTTCCTTCCGGAGCCGTTCCGCCCGCTGGGCGCAGTCGGCGAACAGCGACAGGATCTCGTCGGCGGTCAGTTCCAGCGGGTAGGGCGAGAACCAGACCTCCAGGCCGAGCTCGGCGGCGTAACCGGCGGCCAGCTCCAGCCGCTCCGGATCACCGCCGACGATCTGTACGGCGTTGCAGTGCAGGTCGTCCCGGATGATGGCCAGCTCGCGCCTGACCACTTCGGGATCGAACCGGGCGCGGGAGGTCGTCCCGCGGACGATGAAGCCGGTGTCGTAGGCGATGCCCTTGGCTCGCATGTGCCTGGTCCTTCCTGCTGAGCGGGAACGACCCGAGGCTAACCCTAAAAGTTGCGTGTACGCAATTTTTCGTGCACGCAACCAAGTGTGGGATGATGGCGCCGTGACCACACCACGACCCGGACTGCGTGAGAGGAAGAAGCAGGCCACCCGTAAGGCGTTGCGGGAAGCGGCGCTTCGGCTGGCCCTGGAGCACGGGCCGGACAACGTGCGCGTCGACGACATCGCCGAGGCCGCCAGCGTCTCGCCGCGGACCTACAACAACTACTTCTCCAGCCGTGAACAGGCGATCGTCGCCGCGGTCACCGCGGAACGGGAAGCCCGGGTCGCGGCGGCGGTGGCCGCCCGGCCCGCCGACGTCCCCCTCGCCGACGCCGTGATCGAGGCGATCGTGGAGCAGTACACCGATCCGGGCGGCCACGACCGCGACGCGCTGCTGCTCATCACCACCCGGCCGGCGCTCCGCGACGCGTTCCTCGACGCCACCGCGGAGATCGAAGATCCCCTCACCGGCGCGATCGCCGCACGCCTCGGCGACACCGATCAGCACACCGCCCGGGTGCTCGCGGCGAGCGCGGCCGCCGCGGTCCGGGTCGCGCTCCGACGGTGGCTCACGCCCGCCGGCGTGCCTCCCACGACGAGCGGACTCGTCGTACCGTCGGGCTCCCTGCCCGAACTGCTCCGGGCGACGCTCGCCCCCCTCGTGCCGGCGTTCGAAGCAGCCGAAAGACGACCATGAGACGCGGCAGAAGGACGCCGCCCCGTTCCGCCGCCACACCGAGATCGTGGACGCGGCCGGGCCGAGGGACGCCGTCCGACCTCCCTCGGCCCGGCCGCTCACCACGCCCACCGCATGGGCGCAGCGCTTCAGGAGACCACGGATACGCCGTCGACGACGGAGGGTGAGGACGCCCGCGAGCAGCGTTCAGACGGCGGCGCGGTGGTGCCGATCCCCCCGCGGCACCGCGGAGGCGGGAGCCCGGGTGAGCCTCGCCTCGACGGTGAGCAGCAGCAACGCGAGGACGGCGAGGCACGCACCGATCCACGCCACCGCCGGGTAGCCGAGCCCGGCGGTGAGCGCGATCCCGCCGAGCCACGGGCCGACGCTGATGCCGACGTTGAACGTCGAGGTGTTCCCCGCGACCGCCAGGGTCGGCGCCGACGGGGCGATCCCGAAGACCCGGGAGTTGAGCGCGGGATTGGTGCCGAACCCGGCCAGCCCGAGCAGGAACACCGCGATCACGACGGGGATCGGATGCGCCGCCGTGAGCGCGAGCGCCACCGAAGTGATCAGCAGCCCGGTGAAGCCGACGGCGAGGACGCCGAGGGGCCGCCGGTCGGCGGCGCGGCCACCGACCGCGATGCCGAGCAGGGCGCCGATGCCGTAGGTGAGCAGGACCGCGGGCACCCAGGCGGCGTCGAGACCGGTGGTGTCGACCAGCATGGCCCCCAGGTACGAGAAGACGCCGAGCAGTGCGGCGGTCGAGACCGCCGTCATGGCGTAGGACAACCACAGCCTCGGTGCGGCGAGGCCGCGCACCTCGTCGCGGACCCGCGGCGTGATCGCGTGGCGGAGGTCGGGCACCTTGGCGAGCACGGCGAGCATGGCCGCGGTGGTGAGCCCGGCGACGCCCCAGAACGCTCCTCGCCAGCCGAGGTGCTGTCCGACCCAGGTCCCGGCGGGCAGACCGATCACGGTGGCGACGGTGAGACCGCCGGCGACCATGCTCATCGCACGCCCGCGCCGGTCGGGCGGGACGAGTGCCATGGCGGTGCTGCCGCCGACGGCCCAGAACCCGGCGTACACGAAGGCGCCGGCGAACCGGGCGGCGAACAGCACCGCGTAGCTCGACGTCAGCGCGCTGACGACGTGGGTGAGCGCGAAGATCGACAGGAAAGCGATCATGGCGCGTTTGCGTGACCAGCGCAGGGTGAGGATCGCCGAGGCCGGAGCGCCGACGAGCATGCCGAGCGCGAAGCCGGAGATCAGCAGTCCCGCCTGCGGGATCGTGACTCCGAGATCGGTGGCGAGCTCCGGCAGCAGGCCGGCGAGCATCAGCTCGCTGGTGCCCTGAGCGAAGATCGCGAATCCGATGATCAGGACCGAGATCGGCATCAGAGCATCGACCCGCCGCTCGCGTCGATCCAGTGCCCCGTCACCCATCGTGCGTCGTCGGAGGCGAGGAAGGCGACGATGTCCGCGATGTCCTGGGGTTGTGCGACCCGGTTCAGCGGGGACAGGGCGGCGATCGCGGCACGCCCCTCCTCCGTCGCGAGTCGCGAAGCGTTCATGTCGGTGTTGGTCGCGCCGGGCCCGACGGCATTGACCGTGATCCCGCGCGGGCCGAGTTCCTTGGCCAGGGTGGCCGTCATCGAGTCGAGCGCCGCCTTCGACATCGCGTACGCCATCAGCTCGGGGACGCGGGAACCGTGAGTGAACCGGGTGGAGATGTTGATGATCCGGCCGCCCAGTACGCCGGCGTTGTTGACCAGGATGTCCAGACCGTCGGCGTGCTCGTCGAACGCCGTCCACACCGCCTCGGCATCACCCGGGACTCCGAGCCGAGCCCGGATGGCGAAGGCCTGCCCGCCGCCGTCGGTGATCGCCTTGACGGTCTGTGCGGCGGCCTCGGCGCTGCTGCCGTAGTGCACACCGACCCGGGCGCCGTCACGCGCCAGCCGAAGCGCGATCGCGCGGCCGATTCCCCGCCCCGCACCGGTCACCAGCGCCGTCTTGCCTGCCAGTGGGCTCATCGTGGACACATCCATTCTATAGCGATCGTTACAAAAAGCGAAGACAGTATATATCTAACGACCGCTATAGAATGTTTTCGTGGCCTCGACGACGCGCGGACGCCCCCGCTCCTTCGACCGGGACGCAGTCCTGGACAAGGCGATCCGGCTGTTCTGGCGCCGCGGCTACGAGGCCACCTCGGTACGGGACCTCACCGAAGAGCTCGGCATCGGCGCTCCGAGCCTCTACAACGCCTTCGGCGACAAGCGGCGGCTCTTCGCCGAAGCCCTCCGCGTGTACGACCAGGAGTACGGCGGATTCATCCAGGCCGCCCTCACCGAGGAACCCACCGCCAAGCAGGCCGCCGCGCGCGTGTTCGCCGAAGCCCCGGCCCGCTACACCCGCCGCGGGCTACCCGCCGGATGCCTCATCGTCACCGGCGACGTCGGCACCGCCGACGAGGAGGTCACGGCGTCACTGCGGCGCATCCGCGAGGCCAAGGTCGCCGCGTTCGCCGACAAGATCCGAGCCGACATCGCCTCCGGCGAGCTTCCCGCCGACACCGATGCGCACGCGTTGGCCCGTTACACGATGTCGATGCTGAGCGGGATCGCTCAGGCCGCCCGTGACGGAGTGCCCAGGACCGAACTCGAGCGCGTCGCACGGATCGCTCTGAACGCATGGCCCTGAGCGTCGAGCCCCTTGTGGGCTCGACCCCGCACAGACGCCGGCCCTCGCACCGGCCTACGACCGCGACACCCGGCACCCGGTCCCGCAGACCGAGCAGCGCCGCGAAAGCGTCACCGGCCTCGCCGCCGCTCTCAACGGTTGCCGGGACGGCCGCTGCGCCTACCGCAACCGGCTCATGACACAGGGGAGTACGGACTTCGGACCGATCGTGTCGAACACGTCCTGCCCCGGAGCCGCTCACCCGCAGCCAGGACGGTCCCGACGGCGACGCCGTCCGGAACCCGGTGCTGCCGGGCAAGCCTGCAACGACGCCGCAAAGGACCGGACCCAGCCCAGGTGTCCCCTTTGCCGGGGGCGCCTGCCCGGCGCAGCCCGGGCCGTCGGGATCGAACGCCGCCGCACCGGCCGAAGAACCGGCGATACCGGCCGTCGTCACCGCCTACGCCGGTATCGGCCCGCGGCGTGCCGGGCCACCCGCGTCCGCTCGGCGACAGGACCCGCCCGCCGCGCCAGGGCGAGGCCGGACCGCCTGGCCCGCGTGCCGTGCCGTCGACATCACCGGCCCCGAACACGAACGATCAAGGGTTGGAACCCGGGGCGCCCGCCTCCTACGCCATCCCATCACCGCCGCCCGTGTGTCGCGGATCGTCCGCTGACCGGTCCGGGAAAGCCTGGAAGCTACGCCGTCCGCATGCGGTGGCGGCTTCGTCAGCCGGCGGAGTGCTGAAAACCGCGCAGTATCGCGGTGAGCCCCATCTCGAAGTGGTCGTCGAGGGCGGTGGCGTCGGCGGCTTCGGCGAGCAGGTTGTAGTCAGGACTGCCGGGCTGTGGTTTGCGGCTACGCCGCTCCGCGCCGAGCTTGGTCACGGCGATGGCCAGGGCGTGGCCGACGGTGAATTCGCGCAGGCAGCGGATCATGCGCAGGGCGTGCGCCGGAGGGATGCCCTCGGCCTGGAGCTTGCCGAGCATCTTGACGCCGGTGTCGATGGAGGCGGGCGAGCGTACCGGCCGGGTCGCGAACACCTGCACGGCGTGGGGGTGGCGCAGGAGCGTGTCGCGCAACCGCAGGCAGTATTCCCGGGCCAGCTCCTGCCAAGGGCCGTCCCAGGGCAGGGTGTCGACGTCGATCTCGTCGAACAGCGCCTCGGCGACGCCGTCGAAGAGCGCCTCCTGATCGTCGTAGTAGCGGTAGATGGCCATCGGGTCGAAACCGACCGCGGTGCCGAGCTTGCGCATGGAGAACTTGCGCAACCCGTGCGCGTCGATGAGGGCGAGCGCGGCGGCGGCGAGGTATTCACGGGTGAGCCTGGGACGGGTGGGCGGCTCGGGCACCTCGCCCGGCGGTGTGGAATCGGTCGTCATGCTGCGAAACCCTCCAGGACGGCGGTGAGTGTCGCGGTGGATTCCTCCGGATGCTGCATGTACGGGACGTGGCCGCCGGGGAACTCCAGGCAGGGTACGCCAAGGCGCTCCGACAGCAGACGGACGGCGGTGTGGTAAGGCTTTCCGGCGCTGTCGCGCCCGGTGGCGAGACACCACGGCGCCGTGGTGGCGGCCAGGGCGGTCAGATCGGGCTGGTAGTCGAAGCAGAAGGCGGGCAGTTCGCGGCGCAGCAGAAGCTCGGCGTTGCGGAGCCGGCGGGTCATCGCGTCCGGCTCACGCCGGATGATCTTCCGCGCCAGGCCGTCGACGGCGAGCATGAGGCGGGTTCCGGCGGCGATGACAGCCTGGCCGGCAGGTGAGCGGAAGAGCCACGGCGGGTCGGGCAGGGTCATCGCGCCGAAGGCCGCGTAGGCCCGCATCAGGTGCCCGTCCCGGCCGAGGCGACCGATGCGGTCGATCTCCCGGCGCCCCGCGGAGTCGGCGGGCAGGAGCCGGACCAGCGGCGCCTCGTGAACGACGGCGCCCAGCAGGCGGCCGGGGTGTCTGATCACCAGTTCCAGGGCGATGATCGCGCCGCCGCTGCTGCCGAAGACGTAGGCGCGATCGAGGCCGTGGTGGTCGAGGATGGCGACCGCGTCGTCCGCCTGGGGGGCAGGAGTGATCGAGGCGCCGGGACGGGTGAACGGACTGCGCGAGTTGCCGCGCCGGTCGTAGGTGATCACGGTGAACGTCCGCGACAACGGTTCGACCACGTCCGCGTACATGGCGGCGTCGCCTCCGCCGCCGGGGATCAGCAGCAGTGCGGGCCCATCACCGGCACG
It contains:
- a CDS encoding TetR/AcrR family transcriptional regulator — translated: MASTTRGRPRSFDRDAVLDKAIRLFWRRGYEATSVRDLTEELGIGAPSLYNAFGDKRRLFAEALRVYDQEYGGFIQAALTEEPTAKQAAARVFAEAPARYTRRGLPAGCLIVTGDVGTADEEVTASLRRIREAKVAAFADKIRADIASGELPADTDAHALARYTMSMLSGIAQAARDGVPRTELERVARIALNAWP
- a CDS encoding Cmx/CmrA family chloramphenicol efflux MFS transporter → MPISVLIIGFAIFAQGTSELMLAGLLPELATDLGVTIPQAGLLISGFALGMLVGAPASAILTLRWSRKRAMIAFLSIFALTHVVSALTSSYAVLFAARFAGAFVYAGFWAVGGSTAMALVPPDRRGRAMSMVAGGLTVATVIGLPAGTWVGQHLGWRGAFWGVAGLTTAAMLAVLAKVPDLRHAITPRVRDEVRGLAAPRLWLSYAMTAVSTAALLGVFSYLGAMLVDTTGLDAAWVPAVLLTYGIGALLGIAVGGRAADRRPLGVLAVGFTGLLITSVALALTAAHPIPVVIAVFLLGLAGFGTNPALNSRVFGIAPSAPTLAVAGNTSTFNVGISVGPWLGGIALTAGLGYPAVAWIGACLAVLALLLLTVEARLTRAPASAVPRGDRHHRAAV
- a CDS encoding SDR family oxidoreductase yields the protein MSPLAGKTALVTGAGRGIGRAIALRLARDGARVGVHYGSSAEAAAQTVKAITDGGGQAFAIRARLGVPGDAEAVWTAFDEHADGLDILVNNAGVLGGRIINISTRFTHGSRVPELMAYAMSKAALDSMTATLAKELGPRGITVNAVGPGATNTDMNASRLATEEGRAAIAALSPLNRVAQPQDIADIVAFLASDDARWVTGHWIDASGGSML
- a CDS encoding TetR/AcrR family transcriptional regulator, whose translation is MTTPRPGLRERKKQATRKALREAALRLALEHGPDNVRVDDIAEAASVSPRTYNNYFSSREQAIVAAVTAEREARVAAAVAARPADVPLADAVIEAIVEQYTDPGGHDRDALLLITTRPALRDAFLDATAEIEDPLTGAIAARLGDTDQHTARVLAASAAAAVRVALRRWLTPAGVPPTTSGLVVPSGSLPELLRATLAPLVPAFEAAERRP
- a CDS encoding TetR/AcrR family transcriptional regulator, translated to MTTDSTPPGEVPEPPTRPRLTREYLAAAALALIDAHGLRKFSMRKLGTAVGFDPMAIYRYYDDQEALFDGVAEALFDEIDVDTLPWDGPWQELAREYCLRLRDTLLRHPHAVQVFATRPVRSPASIDTGVKMLGKLQAEGIPPAHALRMIRCLREFTVGHALAIAVTKLGAERRSRKPQPGSPDYNLLAEAADATALDDHFEMGLTAILRGFQHSAG
- a CDS encoding alpha/beta fold hydrolase, which gives rise to MTSATVEVPGSLLHVERAGDGPALLLIPGGGGDAAMYADVVEPLSRTFTVITYDRRGNSRSPFTRPGASITPAPQADDAVAILDHHGLDRAYVFGSSGGAIIALELVIRHPGRLLGAVVHEAPLVRLLPADSAGRREIDRIGRLGRDGHLMRAYAAFGAMTLPDPPWLFRSPAGQAVIAAGTRLMLAVDGLARKIIRREPDAMTRRLRNAELLLRRELPAFCFDYQPDLTALAATTAPWCLATGRDSAGKPYHTAVRLLSERLGVPCLEFPGGHVPYMQHPEESTATLTAVLEGFAA